One Hydrogenobaculum sp. 3684 genomic window, TCCTAAAAGGGGCGTAATGGATTTACCCTATGCAAAAGAACTATTAGAAGAGCATTCTCTTTGCGCAGGATGTCCAGAGTCGGATGCTTTTAGATATATACTTGCATCTTTGCCAAATCCAGAAGATACCATAATTGTAAATTCCACTGGGTGTACATCACTTGTGTTTCCTCATATAGCCTTACATACTGTTCACTCTTTGTTTGGGAACCAAAATGCGGTTGCCAGCGGTATAAAAAGGGTTTTAGAGTATAGATTTCCTAATAAAGTAAAAGATGTCGTGGTGTTGGCGGGTGACGGTGCTACTGTCGATATAGGTTTAGATTGTACATTACAATCTTTCTTCAGACAAGAGAAAATCACCACCATATGCTACGATAACGAAGTTTATGCAAATACCGGTGGTCAAGAAAGCGGTTTGACGGTGAAAGGCCACGTGTTTAAGATGGCTCCCAAGGGTAAACAGTGGGATAAAGTCCCTATGTGGCAACTTGCTATAGATTCAGGTTGTCATTACGTGGTAAGGATGACAGTCTCATCACCTCGTAGGGTTGAACAAGCTGTTAAAAAAGCTATATACGTAGCTAGAGAAGTAGGTCCAACATATATTCATCTTTACACACCTTGTATACTTGAAATAGGAAGAAACTCAGATGAAGGCTTAGAAGAAATGAAGCTTGGTGATAAAGAAAGGTTTGCTTTCTTTGAATATATGACTCCTCAAGCAGAGGAAGTGATTAAAAGGAAAAAGGAGGAAGGTTTAATATGACAATTCAACAACCAGTAAGGAAACGTCTTAATATACGTATGCCAGCGTTGGGTGGTCAAGGAGCCGTTACCGCAGCTCACATTATAGCTACCGCAGCAGACTACGAAGGATACTATGCTGTTTCAAATCCATTCTTTGGCGCCGAAAAACGTATGGCTCCTGCTGAATCTTATGCTCGCATAGGTATAGAACCTATATACGACAGAGGAGAAGTGGTTTATCCAGATATCATCATGGTTTTTCACCATCACGTTATTACCATGGGTAAATCTTATACTATGCCTTTTT contains:
- a CDS encoding thiamine pyrophosphate-dependent enzyme, whose amino-acid sequence is MSFNIYKVNEELREFMPPEILELEEKATWGNPKRGVMDLPYAKELLEEHSLCAGCPESDAFRYILASLPNPEDTIIVNSTGCTSLVFPHIALHTVHSLFGNQNAVASGIKRVLEYRFPNKVKDVVVLAGDGATVDIGLDCTLQSFFRQEKITTICYDNEVYANTGGQESGLTVKGHVFKMAPKGKQWDKVPMWQLAIDSGCHYVVRMTVSSPRRVEQAVKKAIYVAREVGPTYIHLYTPCILEIGRNSDEGLEEMKLGDKERFAFFEYMTPQAEEVIKRKKEEGLI